A region from the Streptomyces lydicus genome encodes:
- a CDS encoding glycosyltransferase family 2 protein yields MPQQQPPAVSVIMPVLNEERHLRNSVRHILEQEYAGEMEVVIALGPSADRTDEIAAELVAEDARVHTVPNPTGRTPAALNAAIKASRHPIVVRVDGHGMLSPNYIATAVRLLEETGAANVGGIMHAEGENAWEDAVAAAMTSKIGVGNAAFHTGGQAGPAETVYLGVFRREALEQQGGYNEEFIRAQDWELNFRIREAGGAIWFSPELRVQYRPRPSVKALAKQYKDYGKWRHVVARYHAGSINLRYLAPPTAVCAIAAGLVAGAAVTPWALIVPGGYLAAIAAGSVPAGKGLSLKARAQIPLALATMHMAWGVGFLTSPRSLAKRVIASRRPAVMAAAAGAE; encoded by the coding sequence ATGCCGCAGCAGCAGCCCCCGGCCGTCTCCGTGATCATGCCGGTGCTCAATGAGGAACGTCACCTGCGCAATTCGGTCCGGCACATCCTGGAGCAGGAGTACGCCGGTGAGATGGAGGTGGTGATCGCCCTCGGCCCGTCCGCGGACCGTACGGACGAGATCGCCGCCGAGCTCGTCGCCGAGGACGCCCGTGTGCACACGGTGCCGAACCCCACCGGCCGTACTCCCGCCGCGCTGAACGCCGCGATCAAGGCGTCCCGGCACCCCATCGTGGTCCGCGTCGACGGCCACGGCATGCTCTCGCCGAACTACATCGCCACCGCCGTGCGCCTCCTGGAGGAGACCGGCGCCGCGAATGTGGGCGGCATCATGCACGCCGAGGGGGAGAACGCCTGGGAGGACGCGGTCGCCGCCGCGATGACCTCCAAGATCGGTGTGGGCAACGCCGCCTTCCACACGGGCGGGCAGGCCGGCCCCGCCGAGACCGTCTACCTCGGCGTCTTCCGCCGCGAGGCGCTGGAGCAGCAGGGCGGCTACAACGAGGAGTTCATCCGCGCCCAGGACTGGGAGCTGAACTTCCGCATCCGTGAGGCCGGCGGCGCGATCTGGTTCTCGCCCGAGCTGCGGGTGCAGTACCGCCCGCGGCCGAGCGTCAAGGCGCTGGCCAAGCAGTACAAGGACTACGGCAAGTGGCGCCATGTCGTCGCCCGCTACCACGCCGGTTCGATCAACCTGCGCTACCTCGCGCCGCCGACCGCGGTGTGCGCCATCGCGGCGGGCCTGGTGGCCGGTGCGGCGGTCACGCCCTGGGCGCTGATCGTCCCGGGCGGCTATCTCGCGGCGATCGCCGCGGGGTCGGTGCCCGCCGGCAAGGGGCTGTCGCTCAAGGCGCGCGCCCAGATCCCCCTCGCCCTGGCCACCATGCACATGGCCTGGGGTGTGGGCTTCCTGACCAGCCCCCGCTCCCTCGCCAAGAGGGTCATCGCCAGCCGCCGCCCGGCGGTCATGGCAGCGGCGGCCGGGGCGGAGTAG
- a CDS encoding acyl-CoA dehydrogenase family protein: MAGTADFDLYRPSEEHDMLRESVRSLAEAKIAPFAAAVDEEARFPQEALDALVANDLHAVHVPEAYGGAGADALATVIVIEEVARVCGSSSLIPAVNKLGSLPVILSGSEELKAKYLGPLAKGDTMFSYCLSEPDAGSDAAGMKTKAVRDGDHYILNGVKRWITNAGVSDSYTVMAVTDPEKRSKGISAFVVEKGDEGVSFGAPEKKLGIKGSPTREVYLDNVRIPADRMIGAEGTGFATAMKTLDHTRITIAAQALGIAQGALDYAKGYVQERKQFGKPIGDFQGVQFMLADMAMKVEAARQLTYAAAARSERISAGGKGEDLTFFGAAAKCYASDAAMEITTDAVQLLGGYGYTRDYPVERMMRDAKITQIYEGTNQVQRIVMARNLPQ; the protein is encoded by the coding sequence CGCCGAGGCGAAAATCGCGCCGTTCGCCGCCGCGGTGGACGAGGAGGCCCGCTTCCCGCAGGAGGCGCTCGACGCGCTGGTCGCCAACGACCTGCACGCCGTCCACGTACCGGAGGCCTACGGCGGTGCCGGCGCCGACGCGCTGGCGACCGTGATCGTCATCGAGGAGGTGGCCCGCGTCTGCGGTTCGTCCTCCCTCATACCGGCGGTCAACAAGCTCGGCTCGCTCCCGGTGATCCTCTCCGGCTCCGAGGAGCTGAAGGCGAAGTACCTGGGCCCGCTGGCCAAGGGCGACACGATGTTCTCGTACTGCCTGAGCGAGCCGGACGCCGGTTCCGATGCGGCCGGTATGAAGACCAAGGCCGTCCGCGACGGTGACCACTACATCCTCAACGGCGTCAAGCGCTGGATCACCAACGCCGGCGTCAGCGACTCCTACACGGTGATGGCCGTCACCGACCCGGAGAAGCGCTCCAAGGGCATCTCGGCCTTCGTCGTCGAGAAGGGCGACGAGGGGGTCTCGTTCGGTGCCCCGGAGAAGAAGCTCGGCATCAAGGGCTCGCCGACCCGTGAGGTCTACCTCGACAACGTCCGCATCCCCGCCGACCGCATGATCGGCGCCGAGGGCACCGGCTTCGCCACCGCCATGAAGACCCTGGACCACACCCGCATCACCATCGCGGCCCAGGCGCTCGGCATCGCCCAGGGCGCCCTGGACTACGCCAAGGGCTACGTCCAGGAGCGCAAGCAGTTCGGCAAGCCGATCGGCGACTTCCAGGGCGTCCAGTTCATGCTCGCCGACATGGCCATGAAGGTGGAGGCGGCCCGCCAGCTCACCTACGCCGCGGCGGCCCGCTCCGAGCGGATCTCGGCCGGCGGCAAGGGCGAGGACCTGACGTTCTTCGGTGCCGCCGCCAAGTGCTACGCCTCGGACGCCGCCATGGAGATCACCACGGACGCCGTCCAGCTGCTCGGCGGCTACGGCTACACCCGTGACTACCCCGTCGAGCGGATGATGCGGGACGCCAAGATCACCCAGATCTACGAGGGCACCAACCAGGTGCAGCGGATCGTGATGGCCAGGAACCTGCCGCAGTAG
- a CDS encoding LCP family protein — translation MRQSSLRGDRSRRRRRPDAPEAPDAQELGRHDGLYEGKGLPPDAPGWTPSADDASFGDGDGSAEGEGHREGGRPRRGKGRKVLRWTSLTLAVLIVGGAGAGYWYYEHLNANLRKAPRSLAGNGLKKPDPNAFGQSPLNILLLGSDGRNSKKNIELGGARQDADRKPLADVQMLLHVSADRSNMSVLSIPRDTRVTIPQCTDPKTHQVYPQTSAAINQSLQHGGPGCTLATWQELTGIYIDHFMMVDFSGVVDMADAIGGVPVCVDNNVYSHDSKGHGSGLKLTKGTHSVKGVQALQWLRTRYGFEDNTDIGRAKAQHMYMNSMVRQLKKGTKLTDPGQLRDLAEAATKALTVDDGLDTVKKLYDLGSDLNRVPAKRLTMVTMPWQYSPDESYVMPKPGDADATFALLRNDTGLDGKDKKKKAAPDPKPSTPKGQLKVVVQNGTNSTVNGPVSGRAAVIQQRLSGLGYTAASTDPALTTQADTTVTYRDKGERGDALALAKALGLPKGAVRESSSASGMRLVVGSDWRDGAAYPKQSGDEKGTDKAPDSADALNGEDSKACMKVNPQYSF, via the coding sequence ATGCGGCAGAGCAGTCTGCGCGGTGACCGATCACGCCGGCGGCGCCGGCCGGATGCACCGGAGGCGCCGGACGCCCAGGAGCTGGGCCGGCACGACGGTCTGTACGAGGGCAAGGGCCTCCCGCCGGACGCTCCCGGCTGGACGCCCTCCGCGGACGACGCGTCCTTCGGCGACGGGGACGGGTCCGCGGAGGGCGAGGGCCACCGCGAGGGGGGCCGGCCGCGCCGCGGCAAGGGCCGCAAGGTGCTGCGCTGGACGTCCCTGACCCTCGCCGTCCTCATAGTGGGCGGCGCGGGCGCCGGGTACTGGTACTACGAGCACCTCAACGCGAACCTCCGCAAGGCCCCGCGGTCCCTGGCCGGGAACGGTCTGAAGAAACCGGATCCCAACGCCTTCGGACAGAGCCCGCTGAACATCCTGCTGCTGGGCTCGGACGGCCGGAACAGCAAGAAGAACATCGAACTCGGCGGCGCCCGGCAGGACGCGGACCGCAAGCCGCTCGCCGACGTCCAGATGCTGCTGCACGTCTCCGCGGACCGCAGCAACATGTCGGTGCTCTCCATCCCGCGCGACACCCGGGTGACGATCCCGCAGTGCACCGACCCGAAGACCCACCAGGTCTATCCGCAGACCTCCGCGGCCATCAACCAGTCGCTCCAGCACGGCGGTCCGGGCTGCACGCTCGCCACCTGGCAGGAGCTGACCGGCATCTACATCGACCACTTCATGATGGTCGACTTCTCCGGCGTGGTGGACATGGCCGACGCCATCGGCGGCGTCCCGGTCTGCGTCGACAACAACGTCTACTCGCACGACAGCAAGGGCCACGGCAGCGGGCTCAAGCTCACCAAGGGCACCCACTCCGTCAAGGGCGTCCAGGCCCTGCAGTGGCTGCGCACCCGCTACGGCTTCGAGGACAACACCGACATCGGCCGGGCCAAGGCCCAGCACATGTACATGAACTCGATGGTCCGCCAGCTGAAGAAGGGCACCAAGCTCACCGACCCGGGCCAGCTGCGTGACCTGGCGGAGGCCGCCACCAAGGCGCTGACCGTCGACGACGGCCTCGACACCGTCAAGAAGCTCTACGACCTGGGCAGCGACCTCAACCGGGTGCCGGCCAAGCGCCTCACGATGGTCACCATGCCCTGGCAGTACAGCCCCGACGAGTCGTATGTCATGCCCAAGCCCGGCGACGCGGACGCGACCTTCGCGCTGCTGCGCAACGACACCGGGCTGGACGGCAAGGACAAGAAGAAGAAGGCGGCGCCGGACCCGAAGCCGTCAACCCCCAAGGGGCAGCTGAAGGTTGTGGTGCAGAACGGCACCAACAGCACGGTGAACGGCCCGGTCTCCGGCCGCGCGGCGGTCATCCAGCAGCGGCTGTCCGGCCTCGGCTACACCGCGGCGAGCACCGACCCCGCGCTCACCACCCAGGCCGACACCACCGTCACCTACCGGGACAAGGGTGAGCGGGGCGATGCGCTGGCGCTGGCGAAGGCGCTGGGGCTGCCCAAGGGCGCGGTCCGGGAGTCGAGTTCGGCCTCCGGGATGCGGCTGGTGGTCGGCAGCGACTGGCGAGACGGCGCGGCGTACCCGAAGCAGTCGGGCGACGAAAAGGGCACCGACAAGGCCCCGGACAGCGCCGATGCACTCAACGGCGAGGACTCCAAGGCCTGCATGAAGGTGAATCCGCAGTACAGCTTCTAA
- a CDS encoding LCP family protein: MTAPFRSPRPARRRAARPGPRRRPPGTRWGLRIGAVTSVLLLAASGVGHAVVTGVESGIGRVDAFTGMSNRPGGGHGLNFLVVGTDGRDKLTPGEKRKYHLGGAPCHCTDTLMLVHLSADRDRASVVSLPRDSYAEVPAHTDAVTGRQRPQHAIKLNAAYAEGGPSLTVRTVEHMTGVHIDHYLEVDFTSFMRSVDAVGGVEICTVRPLRDSYTGLDLPVGTSRLSGGQALQYVRSRHVDGSADLGRMQRQQRFLASLIHKITSSGVLLNPIRFRDVADTVLGSVRADAGFTAGDLVDLGQAMRGFTPSSSEFTSVPLRNVAQPVPGVGSTVRWDPVQAPKLFQAIREDRPLAVHRDRTEPRARVVDVPPGQVQVRVGDGGDRPGPDAEVARELHATGFATTGAPSASPLVRAPRTVIAYDPRWDRSARSLAAALPGAELRPVAGRGPVMQVTVGQGHQAVRRVRAEEPPQRPGGIATITGDEAVCT; encoded by the coding sequence GTGACCGCGCCGTTCCGCTCCCCCCGTCCGGCCAGGCGCCGGGCCGCCCGGCCGGGCCCGCGCCGGCGCCCGCCCGGCACGCGCTGGGGGCTGCGGATCGGCGCGGTCACGTCCGTGCTGCTGCTGGCCGCGAGCGGTGTCGGGCACGCCGTGGTCACCGGCGTGGAGAGCGGCATCGGCCGGGTGGACGCCTTCACCGGCATGAGCAACCGGCCCGGGGGCGGCCACGGGCTGAACTTCCTGGTCGTCGGCACCGACGGGCGCGACAAGCTCACCCCCGGCGAGAAGCGGAAGTACCACCTCGGCGGCGCGCCCTGCCACTGCACCGACACCCTGATGCTGGTGCACCTCTCCGCCGACCGGGACCGCGCCAGCGTGGTCAGCCTCCCCCGCGACTCCTATGCCGAGGTCCCCGCGCACACGGACGCGGTCACCGGCCGGCAGCGCCCCCAGCACGCCATCAAGCTGAACGCGGCCTACGCCGAGGGCGGCCCCAGCCTCACCGTGCGGACCGTCGAGCACATGACGGGGGTGCACATCGACCACTACCTGGAGGTCGACTTCACCAGCTTCATGCGCAGCGTGGACGCGGTCGGCGGGGTGGAGATCTGCACCGTACGGCCGCTGCGCGACAGCTATACGGGCCTGGATCTCCCCGTCGGCACCTCGCGGCTGAGCGGCGGCCAGGCCCTGCAGTACGTGCGCTCCCGGCATGTCGACGGCTCCGCCGACCTCGGCCGGATGCAGCGCCAGCAGCGCTTCCTGGCCTCTCTCATCCACAAGATCACCTCCTCCGGGGTGCTGCTGAACCCGATCCGCTTCCGGGACGTCGCCGACACGGTGCTGGGATCCGTACGCGCCGACGCGGGCTTCACGGCGGGCGACCTGGTCGATCTCGGGCAGGCGATGCGCGGCTTCACCCCCTCGTCGTCGGAGTTCACCTCCGTGCCGCTGCGCAATGTGGCCCAGCCGGTGCCCGGTGTCGGCTCGACCGTGCGGTGGGATCCGGTGCAGGCGCCGAAGCTCTTCCAGGCGATCCGCGAGGACCGGCCGCTCGCCGTGCACCGGGACCGCACGGAGCCGCGAGCGCGGGTCGTGGACGTACCGCCGGGGCAGGTCCAGGTGCGGGTCGGCGACGGCGGCGACCGGCCGGGACCGGACGCCGAGGTGGCCAGGGAGCTGCACGCCACCGGGTTCGCCACCACCGGCGCGCCCAGCGCCTCCCCCCTGGTCAGGGCGCCCCGCACGGTCATCGCCTACGACCCGCGCTGGGACCGTTCGGCCCGCTCGCTGGCCGCCGCGCTTCCGGGCGCCGAGCTGCGGCCGGTGGCCGGGCGGGGGCCGGTGATGCAGGTGACGGTCGGCCAGGGCCACCAGGCGGTGCGGCGGGTACGGGCCGAGGAGCCGCCGCAGAGGCCGGGCGGCATCGCGACGATCACCGGTGACGAGGCGGTGTGCACATGA
- a CDS encoding VanZ family protein, with amino-acid sequence MWQVVLDVTPTTVTLFLVLALALAMALALWTALTPGGTAPRTTARILLAGWLLLFLVATLAPSQPIGSGDATVWWRPGEGLFDLGAQLEPGELVMLVRRQIATAALFVPASLLLRFAAPRISAAAAFLLGVGLCLAVETAQLLMRAGRIADIDDVICAAAGTVTGAGLALLGQLAIAAMRRRVLPRRAVRAVP; translated from the coding sequence GTGTGGCAGGTTGTGCTGGACGTCACCCCCACCACGGTGACGCTCTTCCTGGTCCTGGCGCTGGCGCTGGCCATGGCGCTGGCACTGTGGACGGCGCTCACCCCCGGCGGCACCGCGCCGCGCACCACGGCCCGGATCCTGCTGGCCGGCTGGCTGCTGCTGTTCCTGGTGGCGACGCTCGCGCCGAGCCAGCCGATCGGCTCCGGGGACGCGACGGTGTGGTGGCGGCCCGGTGAGGGGCTGTTCGATCTGGGGGCGCAGCTGGAGCCCGGGGAACTGGTGATGCTGGTGCGGCGGCAGATCGCCACTGCCGCGCTGTTCGTGCCCGCGTCACTGCTGCTGCGCTTTGCGGCGCCGCGCATCTCGGCGGCCGCCGCGTTCCTGCTGGGCGTGGGCCTGTGCCTGGCCGTCGAGACGGCGCAGCTGCTGATGCGGGCCGGGCGGATCGCCGATATCGACGATGTGATCTGTGCGGCGGCAGGCACCGTCACCGGCGCGGGGCTGGCGCTGCTCGGGCAGCTGGCCATCGCCGCTATGCGTCGTCGAGTCCTTCCGCGACGCGCCGTTCGCGCAGTTCCATGA
- a CDS encoding LCP family protein: protein MNQWQGGTSRSSGAENGGGWSGDQSGNRYGHGSGSAEPEGVRAMPQVRRDAGPGYQRQEPPLPPSMSPRRGAAVPPQQSQGYDDAYDGYNTGQVYGGGRGGGDGYDGRAGRPRPHWGRRIKWTVIALVAVLAVASVATYFWADGKLRRKVDLSKVIDRPATGDGTNYLIVGSDSREGMSAADKQKLHTGSAQGKRTDSMMILHDGSNGPTLISLPRDSDVEIPTYVGSSSGKKYPGTGRHTKLNAAYAEDGPELLVRTVEYNTKLHIDHYVEIGFAGFANIVDAIGGVEMDIPKAFKDKNSGADFPAGKQTLNGQQALAFVRTRHAFAGQDLDRTKNQQKFLATLASQTATPATVLNPFKLYPTMSAGLDTLIVDKDMSLWSLGNMFFAMKGVTGGDGKSMNMPISGSTGGNLVWDKAKLHQLVQQLNNDEKVTVSGN, encoded by the coding sequence ATGAATCAGTGGCAAGGGGGCACCTCCCGTTCGAGCGGAGCCGAGAATGGGGGCGGGTGGTCCGGCGACCAGAGCGGCAACCGGTACGGACACGGCAGCGGCAGTGCCGAGCCGGAGGGTGTGCGCGCGATGCCACAGGTGCGTCGCGACGCGGGCCCCGGCTATCAGCGGCAGGAGCCTCCGCTGCCGCCGTCGATGTCCCCGCGCCGGGGCGCGGCCGTGCCGCCGCAGCAGTCCCAGGGCTACGACGACGCCTACGACGGATACAACACCGGCCAGGTCTACGGCGGCGGCCGCGGTGGCGGTGACGGCTACGACGGCCGCGCCGGCCGGCCGCGCCCCCACTGGGGCCGGCGCATCAAGTGGACGGTCATCGCCCTGGTCGCGGTGCTGGCGGTCGCCTCGGTGGCCACCTACTTCTGGGCCGACGGCAAGCTCCGCCGCAAGGTCGACCTGAGCAAGGTCATCGACCGCCCGGCGACCGGCGACGGCACGAACTACCTGATCGTCGGCTCGGACAGCCGTGAGGGCATGTCCGCGGCGGACAAGCAGAAGCTGCACACCGGCTCCGCCCAGGGCAAGCGCACCGACTCCATGATGATCCTGCACGACGGCAGCAACGGCCCGACGCTGATATCCCTGCCGCGCGACTCGGACGTGGAGATACCCACCTACGTCGGCTCGTCCTCCGGCAAGAAGTACCCGGGCACCGGACGGCACACCAAGCTCAACGCGGCCTACGCCGAGGACGGCCCGGAGCTGCTGGTGCGCACCGTCGAGTACAACACCAAGCTGCACATCGACCACTACGTCGAGATCGGCTTCGCCGGCTTCGCCAACATCGTGGACGCCATCGGCGGCGTCGAGATGGACATCCCCAAGGCGTTCAAGGACAAGAACTCCGGCGCCGACTTCCCGGCCGGCAAGCAGACGCTCAACGGCCAGCAGGCGCTCGCCTTCGTCCGCACCCGGCACGCCTTCGCCGGCCAGGACCTGGACCGTACGAAGAACCAGCAGAAGTTCCTGGCGACCCTGGCGAGCCAGACCGCCACGCCCGCCACGGTCCTCAACCCCTTCAAGCTCTACCCGACCATGAGCGCCGGCCTGGACACGCTCATCGTCGACAAGGACATGAGCCTGTGGTCCCTGGGCAACATGTTCTTCGCGATGAAGGGCGTCACCGGCGGCGACGGCAAGTCGATGAACATGCCGATCTCCGGCAGCACCGGCGGCAACCTGGTCTGGGACAAGGCCAAGCTCCACCAGCTGGTCCAGCAGCTGAACAACGACGAGAAGGTCACGGTCTCCGGCAACTGA
- a CDS encoding Scr1 family TA system antitoxin-like transcriptional regulator: MPIARTSTGPVSKTVARKLEWQAVLCDNAKRFTFLLTKQSMCWAVVPHAATAVQTDHLVSISHLPNVRIGVIPLGTIRRALLTEHFRAVRPTTGYRRESHGVHRIPGSPGYHRTSCSLQSVRGSRIIQYRNGLSARPAPGASQPLHQFRYRCRDRRLFGHEVAGVD; this comes from the coding sequence ATGCCGATTGCCCGAACGTCTACCGGCCCCGTTTCCAAGACAGTGGCCCGGAAGCTGGAGTGGCAAGCAGTCCTCTGCGACAACGCGAAACGGTTCACGTTCCTGCTGACGAAGCAATCCATGTGTTGGGCCGTGGTCCCGCATGCGGCGACGGCCGTACAGACTGACCATCTCGTCTCGATATCTCATCTCCCCAACGTGCGCATCGGAGTTATCCCGCTGGGAACAATTCGCAGAGCGCTGCTCACTGAACACTTTCGCGCTGTACGACCAACGACTGGCTACCGTCGGGAGTCTCACGGGGTGCATCGCATTCCAGGAAGCCCCGGATATCACCGAACATCTTGCAGTCTTCAGTCTGTACGAGGGTCGCGCATTATTCAATACCGGAACGGATTGTCGGCCAGACCGGCGCCGGGAGCAAGCCAACCGCTCCATCAGTTCCGGTATCGGTGCCGAGACCGACGTCTATTTGGGCATGAGGTGGCAGGCGTCGACTAG
- a CDS encoding LCP family protein has translation MDAQGRGRAGDNNVDPADQWVFDPNTGNYELRLDHAGQADARPADRKPAGSRRAARRSGGDTDTRPLPTQRGRRDEDAEGDERPGGGRAARRSAGTRTASAAAAGPASRRKRKPKTSGKKKALYWTAGVVGFVLVAGCGGAFYLYQQLNGNISKVDVGVENDAVSEGPVNVLIIGTDARSGKGNSGYGDAGSVGHADTTILMHISKDRTNATALSIPRDMITDIPTCPTKQKDGSTKNIRGEHGVRFNTSLGQEGRDPGCTWRTVEKLTGLKINHFMMADFNAVKDLSTAVDGVEVCAGKDINDPKSHLKLKAGRHIVKGEQALAFVRTRHTVGTGSDLSRIELQQQFLSSLIRKLKSSAFSSPGKLYDVSQAATKALTVDTGIGSANKLLDFGTDLKKVDIDRVTFATVPVLDNPDDPATVILNKTAADPLFAMVRADHALAKGKKGKGKKSAPVKKAPPEKVRVDVTNGGGPIGSAQETVDWLQNSKAAKLSTNAGNAPAKLATTRLEYAPNQADQAATLADWMGLPKKALKKSSHNAGDREPMKLTLGRDFKAPGTPIDAPTETPNGVQNVNADDKNVCAK, from the coding sequence GTGGACGCGCAAGGCCGTGGGCGGGCGGGCGACAACAACGTCGATCCCGCCGATCAGTGGGTGTTCGACCCGAACACCGGCAACTACGAGCTGCGGCTTGACCATGCCGGTCAAGCCGACGCTCGGCCCGCCGACCGTAAGCCGGCCGGCTCCAGACGTGCCGCGCGCAGGTCGGGCGGCGACACCGACACCCGGCCGCTGCCGACCCAGCGCGGCCGCCGGGACGAGGACGCCGAGGGCGACGAGCGCCCCGGTGGCGGGCGGGCGGCCCGGCGGTCGGCCGGCACCCGCACGGCGTCCGCCGCGGCCGCGGGCCCGGCGAGCCGCCGCAAGCGCAAGCCGAAGACGTCGGGGAAGAAGAAGGCGCTGTACTGGACGGCCGGTGTGGTGGGCTTCGTGCTCGTCGCCGGCTGCGGTGGCGCGTTCTACCTCTACCAGCAGCTGAACGGCAACATCTCCAAGGTCGACGTCGGCGTGGAGAACGACGCGGTCTCCGAGGGCCCGGTCAACGTCCTCATCATCGGGACGGACGCCCGCTCCGGGAAGGGCAACTCCGGCTACGGCGACGCCGGCAGCGTGGGCCACGCGGACACCACGATCCTGATGCACATCTCCAAGGACCGGACGAACGCCACCGCGCTGAGCATCCCGCGCGACATGATCACCGACATCCCGACCTGCCCCACGAAGCAGAAGGACGGTTCGACGAAGAACATCCGCGGCGAGCACGGGGTGCGCTTCAACACCAGCCTGGGCCAGGAGGGCCGCGACCCCGGCTGCACCTGGCGCACCGTCGAGAAGCTGACCGGGCTGAAGATAAATCACTTCATGATGGCCGACTTCAACGCGGTCAAGGACCTGTCCACCGCGGTCGACGGCGTCGAGGTGTGCGCCGGCAAGGACATCAACGACCCCAAGTCGCACCTGAAGTTGAAGGCCGGCCGGCACATCGTCAAGGGCGAGCAGGCGCTCGCCTTCGTCCGCACCCGGCACACCGTCGGGACCGGCAGCGACCTGAGCCGTATCGAGCTGCAGCAGCAGTTCCTGAGCTCGCTGATCCGCAAGCTGAAGTCCAGCGCCTTCAGCAGCCCCGGCAAGCTCTACGACGTCAGCCAGGCGGCGACCAAGGCGCTCACCGTCGACACCGGTATCGGCAGCGCGAACAAGCTCCTGGACTTCGGCACCGACCTCAAGAAGGTCGACATCGACCGGGTCACCTTCGCCACGGTGCCGGTGCTGGACAACCCCGACGACCCGGCCACCGTCATCCTCAACAAGACCGCCGCGGACCCGCTGTTCGCGATGGTCCGCGCGGACCACGCCCTGGCCAAGGGCAAGAAGGGCAAGGGCAAGAAGTCCGCGCCGGTGAAGAAGGCCCCGCCCGAGAAGGTGCGGGTCGACGTCACCAACGGCGGCGGGCCGATCGGTTCGGCGCAGGAGACCGTGGACTGGCTGCAGAACTCCAAGGCCGCCAAGCTCTCCACCAACGCCGGCAACGCCCCGGCGAAGCTGGCCACCACCCGCCTCGAATACGCGCCCAACCAGGCCGACCAGGCCGCCACTCTGGCCGACTGGATGGGGCTGCCCAAGAAGGCGCTGAAGAAGTCGTCGCACAACGCCGGTGACCGGGAGCCGATGAAGCTCACCCTCGGCAGGGACTTCAAGGCGCCGGGCACACCGATCGACGCGCCGACCGAAACCCCGAACGGGGTGCAGAACGTCAATGCAGATGACAAGAACGTCTGCGCGAAGTGA
- a CDS encoding acyl-CoA thioesterase: protein MTELVTDSAEDEIVGKPTSVSRITLSHIMTAGDTNLLGTVHGGVIMKLVDDAAGAVAGRHSGGPAVTASMDEMAFLEPVRIGDLIHVRAQVNWTGRSSMEVGVRVLAERWNESSPPQQVGSAYLVFAAVDEQGKPRRVPPVLPETERDQRRYQEAQIRRTHRLARRRAIMELRERRVAEGLDDA, encoded by the coding sequence ATGACCGAACTCGTCACCGACAGCGCCGAGGACGAGATCGTGGGCAAGCCCACGTCCGTGTCCCGCATCACACTCAGCCACATCATGACGGCCGGCGACACCAACCTCCTCGGGACGGTGCACGGCGGCGTGATCATGAAACTCGTCGACGACGCGGCGGGCGCCGTGGCCGGGCGCCACTCCGGCGGGCCCGCCGTGACCGCCTCGATGGACGAGATGGCCTTCCTCGAACCGGTCAGGATCGGCGATCTCATCCACGTCCGCGCCCAGGTCAACTGGACCGGCCGCTCCTCGATGGAGGTCGGTGTACGGGTGCTGGCCGAGCGCTGGAACGAATCCAGCCCGCCCCAGCAGGTCGGCTCCGCCTACCTGGTCTTCGCCGCCGTCGACGAGCAGGGCAAGCCGCGGCGGGTGCCGCCGGTGCTCCCCGAGACCGAGCGCGACCAGCGCCGCTACCAGGAGGCGCAGATCCGCCGGACGCACCGCCTCGCCCGGCGGCGCGCGATCATGGAACTGCGCGAACGGCGCGTCGCGGAAGGACTCGACGACGCATAG